In Vigna unguiculata cultivar IT97K-499-35 chromosome 3, ASM411807v1, whole genome shotgun sequence, a single genomic region encodes these proteins:
- the LOC114175595 gene encoding eyes absent homolog — MADAVGMPEQDTPIFSGNNVRPRLDVYVWDMDETLVLLNSLLKSSYAEAFNGLKDVQKGVEIGRMWENLILQTCDDYFFYEQIENYNKPFLDALAQYDDGRDLSDYDFNKDELGAPQDDANKRKLAYRHRVIAEKYIQGLQNILDQETIKHWDELYDKTDEYTDRWLSSARTFLKECLGEDEDAVSSVASSDISYNSTNVKHVNVLVTSGSLIPSLVKCLLFRLDSLISHGNVYSSWEVGKTQCFRWIKERFNHPNVRFCVFGDGWEECEAAEIMRWPFVKIDPRPGKLHRFPGLTLTTVSHYFSVVYGRPNNENEDG; from the exons ATGGCTGATGCAGTTGGCATGCCTGAGCAGGACACACCGATTTTTTCCGGCAACAATGTCCGTCCAAGGTTGGATGTCTATGTTTGGGACATGGATGAGACGCTTGTACTACTCAACTCCTTGCTGAAATCATCATATGCAGAGGCTTTTAACGGTCTGAAGGATGTGCAGAAGGGAGTTGAAATCGGGAGGATGTGGGAAAATCTCATTCTACAAACATGTGATGATTATTTCTTCTATGAACAA ATTGAAAATTACAATAAGCCATTTCTTGATGCTCTGGCCCAATATGATGATGGGAGGGACTTATCTGATTACGACTTCAACAAAGATGAATTAGGCGCCCCTCAAGATGATGCGAACAAAAGAAAACTTGCATATAGGCATCGAGTCATTGCCGAAAAGTACATACAG GGTTTACAGAATATTTTAGATCAAGAGACAATAAAACACTGGGatgaattgtatgataaaactgATGAATACACTGACAGGTGGCTTTCATCAG CACGAACCTTTTTAAAGGAGTGTTTGGGCGAAGATGAAGATGCAGTTTCTTCAGTTGCTTCTTCTGACATCAGCTATAACTCAACTAATGTAAAGCATGTTAATGTTTTAGTGACCTCTGGATCGTTAATTCCCTCACTTGTGAAATGTTTACTCTTTCGTCTGGACAGCTTGATAAGCCATGGAAATG TTTATAGCTCATGGGAAGTGGGAAAAACTCAATGTTTCCGATGGATCAAGGAGCGTTTCAACCATCCTAATGTTCGCTTTTGTGTATTTGGAGATGGATGGGAAGAGTGTGAAGCTGCAGAAATCATGAGATGGCCATTTGTCAAGATTGATCCACGGCCAGGAAAACTTCACAGGTTCCCTGGTCTTACTTTGACAACAGTTAGCCACTACTTTTCTGTGGTGTATGGAAGGCCAAACAATGAGAATGAAGATGGTTGA
- the LOC114179384 gene encoding plant intracellular Ras-group-related LRR protein 5-like, with protein MAPMLESEKDPPQPPSRAFLDTVEEITTIYRSLPPRPSIEEVEAATSTVDTLNNDEQTKLHEISKQKPPHDVPEDLFSVLQQLKKTMVLFHTHQHRREALQLLELEKMFQTFADLIQRASELVSGDTQKQSLPTIPEELVVITDQSETLVKEEEESQKNDSQVIQRSLSTGGGSTEKLSLMKVATVIESCAGSGATTLELRGKLEDQMEWLPVSIGKLSGVTEMDLSENRIMALPTTIVGLKALTKLDLHSNQLINLPHSFGELVNLVDLDLHANRLKSLPATFGNLTNLIDLDLSSNGFTNLPETIGNLSSLKRLNAETNELEELPHTIGNCSSLSALKLDFNQLKGLPEAIGKLEWLEVLTLHYNRVKRLPSTVGNLRNLKELDVSFNELEFVPENLCFATNLKKLNLGKNFADLRALPTSIGNLEMLEELDISDDQIKSLPESFRFLSKLRVFRADETPLEVPPRELVKLGAQEVVHYMADFVTKRDARIVPSKKKKGFWSWFCSIFCSKLE; from the exons ATGGCCCCGATGCTGGAGAGTGAAAAAGACCCTCCACAACCACCTTCACGTGCCTTTCTGGACACAGTTGAAGAAATCACCACAATTTATAGGTCACTGCCACCTCGACCTTCCATTGAAGAGGTGGAAGCTGCCACGTCCACTGTGGATACCCTCAACAACGACGAACAAACCAAACTTCACGAAATCTCAAAGCAAAAACCCCCTCACGATGTTCCCGAGGACCTCTTCTCTGTCCTGCAGCAACTCAAGAAGACCATGGTCCTTTTCCATACCCACCAACACAGGAGAGAGGCTCTTCAACTTCTTGAGCTCGAAAAAATGTTTCAAACATTCGCTGATCTCATTCAGAGGGCTTCTGAATTGGTCTCTGGAGATACCCAGAAGCAAAGCCTTCCCACTATACCCGAAGAACTCGTAGTGATCACTGACCAAAGTGAAACTTTGgtcaaggaagaagaagaatcgCAGAAGAATGATTCACAAGTGATACAGCGCTCCTTGTCTACAG ggGGTGGAAGCACTGAGAAATTAAGTCTAATGAAAGTTGCTACTGTTATTGAAAGTTGTGCTGGTAGTGGAGCTACAACCCTTGAACTCAGAGGGAAGTTGGAGGATCAGATGGAATGGTTGCCGGTGTCAATTGGGAAATTATCTGGTGTCACTGAAATGGACCTATCAGAAAACAGAATCATGGCTCTTCCTACAACCATTGTGGGTCTCAAGGCCTTAACAAAGCTTGATCTTCACTCAAACCAGCTTATAAACCTTCCCCATTCATTTGGTGAATTGGTAAACCTTGTTGATCTTGACCTCCACGCCAACAGATTGAAATCACTTCCTGCCACTTTCGGAAACTTGACAAACCTCATTGATCTAGACTTGAGCTCAAATGGGTTCACAAATTTACCAGAGACAATTGGGAATTTGAGCAGCTTGAAGAGACTGAATGCTGAGACCAACGAGCTTGAGGAACTGCCTCACACAATTGGAAATTGCTCATCGCTATCTGCGCTCAAGTTAGATTTCAACCAGCTCAAGGGCTTACCTGAGGCAATTGGGAAGCTTGAATGGTTGGAGGTTCTCACTTTGCACTATAATAGAGTTAAGAGGTTGCCTTCCACAGTGGGTAATCTACGCAATTTGAAGGAACTTGATGTTAGCTTTAATGAGCTCGAATTTGTACCAGAGAACCTGTGTTTTGCAACTAATTTGAAGAAATTAAACTTGGGGAAGAACTTTGCGGACCTAAGAGCCTTGCCAACATCAATTGGAAATCTTGAAATGCTTGAGGAGTTGGATATAAGTGATGATCAAATAAAATCTTTGCCAGAGTCTTTCAGGTTCTTGTCCAAGTTGAGAGTTTTTCGAGCTGATGAGACCCCCCTTGAGGTGCCACCCAGAGAATTGGTCAAGTTGGGTGCTCAG GAGGTTGTGCACTATATGGCTGATTTTGTCACCAAAAGGGACGCAAGAATTGTGCcatcaaagaaaaagaaggggtTCTGGTCCTGGTTTTGCTCCATATTTTGTTCAAAGCTTGAATGA
- the LOC114175773 gene encoding MND1-interacting protein 1, with the protein MGCTMREKHIRANRRPRSAKPDPDSCDKDAISKSIAESGLKPFRYHTAANDSSPSLNSNPNVEETGWGYCTEEQLEEILLKNLEFIYNEAVSKLVALGYDEDVAVKAMLRNGHCYGGMDALTNILHNSLAYLNSNSNSHSDSNSHSDGGGGGGGGNMNETQPVFSNLRQLEEYSVAALVCLVQQVRPHLSKGDAMWCLLMNDLHVGRASSMDIPVPGTGNTAPATGEAGGNSVGVMGSAFCRFHGGWGFGNGGGLDFPVNGVFSCGTDMNLQLQRDIEFPKRFNLSPSMKSLLKRNVAMFAAGFRANSKQLQAQAKTISGRSTAHSLDSFAATGTGVPAEQSGVDSQNGDNQDAVNSVLSKFRDLNLDENLELVAEDQKDEVIVTLFHQIKDLEKQVNERKDWAHQKAMQAARKLSSDLTELKMLRMEREETQKLKKGKPALEDTTMKRLSEMENALRKASGQLDLANAAVRRLETENAEMKAEMEASKLSASESVTACLEVAKREKKCLKKLLAWEKQKAKLQQEISGEKQKISETQEMLVQIRQCQKEAEVKWKEELKGKEEALAVVEEERRSKEAAESNNKRRIEALRLKIEIDFQRHKDDLLRLEQELSRLKASAQSAELHHQSSTSPTSNSEGTKPQRETIARLLQQLDNLDHFSDKEVNSNRECIICMKDEVSIVFLPCAHQVMCATCSDEYGRKGGKAACPCCRVQIQQRIRVFGASS; encoded by the exons ATGGGTTGCACCATGAGAGAAAAACACATCAGGGCTAATCGGAGACCGCGATCGGCGAAACCGGACCCGGATTCTTGCGACAAAGATGCGATATCCAAATCCATAGCCGAGTCTGGTCTCAAGCCCTTCAGATACCATACGGCTGCCAACGATTCTTCCCCGAGCCTAAATTCAAACCCTAATGTGGAGGAAACCGGGTGGGGTTACTGTACAGAGGAACAATTGGAAGAGATTCTGTTGAAAAACTTGgagtttatttataatgaagctGTCTCGAAGCTTGTTGCGTTGGGTTACGATGAGGATGTTGCTGTTAAGGCCATGCTGCGAAATGGGCATTGTTATGGTGGCATGGATGCCCTGACAAATATTTTGCACAATTCCTTAGCGTATTtaaatagtaatagtaatagtCATAGTGATAGTAATAGTCATAGTgacggtggtggtggtggtggtggtgggaaTATGAATGAAACTCAGCCTGTATTCTCTAATTTGAGGCAGTTAGAGGAGTACTCTGTGGCAGCTTTGGTGTGTTTGGTTCAACAGGTGAGGCCACATTTGAGCAAAGGTGATGCCATGTGGTGTTTGCTCATGAATGATCTTCATGTTGGGAGGGCTAGTTCTATGGATATTCCCGTGCCAGGTACTGGGAACACTGCTCCGGCTACCGGTGAGGCTGGTGGCAATTCGGTTGGTGTTATGGGGTCGGCTTTTTGTAGGTTTCACGGAGGGTGGGGATTTGGAAATGGGGGAGGCTTGGATTTTCCTGTGAATGGGGTATTCTCTTGTGGGACAGACATGAATTTGCAGCTACAAAGAGACATTGAGTTTCCGAAGAGGTTTAATCTTTCTCCTTCAATGAAGTCCTTATTGAAAAGAAATGTTGCAATGTTTGCTGCTGGTTTTAGGGCAAACTCCAAGCAGTTGCAGGCTCAGGCAAAGACCATTTCTGGACGGAGTACTGCACATAGTTTGGATTCTTTTGCTGCGACCGGGACAGGAGTCCCGGCTGAGCAGTCTGGAGTAGATTCACAGAATGGCGATAACCAAGATGCTGTGAATTCGGTGCTGAGTAAATTTCGTGATTTGAATCTTGACGAGAATTTGGAGCTTGTGGCGGAAGATCAGAAGGATGAGGTCATAGTCACTTTATTTCATCAGATTAAGGATCTTGAGAAGCAGGTCAATGAGCGAAAAGACTGGGCTCATCAGAAGGCAATGCAGGCAGCTAGAAAGCTAAGCAGTGATCTAACTGAGCTCAAGATGTTGCGGATGGAAAGAGAGGAGACTCAGAAATTGAAGAAAGGGAAACCGGCCCTTGAGGACACAACCATGAAGAGGCTCTCGGAGATGGAGAATGCATTGAGAAAGGCCAGTGGTCAACTGGACCTTGCGAATGCAGCTGTGAGGAGACTAGAAACTGAGAATGCAGAAATGAAAGCAGAGATGGAGGCTTCCAAATTAAGTGCATCAGAGTCAGTCACAGCTTGCTTAGAAGTTGCAAAAAGGgagaaaaaatgtttaaaaaaacttCTAGCTTGGGAAAAACAGAAAGCTAAGCTGCAGCAAGAGATTTCTGGTGAAAAACAGAAGATATCAGAGACACAAGAAATGTTGGTTCAGATTAGACAGTGTCAAAAGGAGGCTGAG GTGAAGTGGAAGGAGGAGTTGAAGGGCAAAGAGGAAGCCTTAGCAGTGGTTGAGGAGGAACGGCGCTCTAAGGAAGCAGCTGAATCTAATAATAAGAGGAGGATTGAGGCATTGCGTCTGAAGATAGAAATAGATTTCCAGCGTCACAAGGATGATCTACTAAGACTGGAGCAGGAACTGTCGCGCCTTAAAGCCTCTGCTCAGTCTGCTGAGTTGCATCACCAATCAAGCACTTCACCCACAAGCAACTCTGAGGGCACAAAGCCCCAAAGAGAGACCATTGCTAGGCTGCTTCAACAATTAGATAACCTGGACCATTTTTCAGATAAAGAAGTCAATAGCAACAGAGAATGCATTATATGTATGAAGGATGAAGTCTCCATTGTTTTCTTGCCATGTGCACACCAAGTTATGTGTGCTACTTGCAGTGATGAGTATGGAAGAAAAGGTGGTAAGGCTGCTTGTCCCTGCTGCAGGGTTCAAATTCAACAGAGAATTCGTGTATTTGGGGCAAGTTCCTAG